The genome window GTGCTTATGAAACCTGTTAGCACTTATTCTTAAGTGCATTATGCTTGCTTTATCTGTCACTCCCCTTTCTCGTTAGTCAGCGTTTATCACCTCCTATTTACTCCTAATAAAATTAAGAAAATAATAACTGATAAATAATGAATACAGCATTTATCCTCGCAGCACAGGCTGCAAGTCAAGGCAGCCCGATGCCTATGATTATCATGATGGTAGCTATCTTTGCCATCATGTGGTTTTTCATGATTCGTCCACAGCAGAAGAGGCAGAAGGAAATCCGTGCTTTCCAGAACAGCCTTTCAGCAGGCGACACTGTCGTTACTGGTGGCGGTATCTATGGAACGGTAAAACATATTGATATGGCAACTAATAAGGTTGAGGTTGAGATTGCACGTGGTGTAGTCATTACTGTTGACAAGAACTACGTCTTTGCAAGCGTACAGGCTTCTCAGCAGAGCCAGACGAAGTAAATCTTATTGGTGGTAAAAAGGGAAAGCATTTGATGAAAACAGGCAAATCGCTTCATACATTCAGTACCTTCAGGAACTTCTTGTCGAGGATATTCAACAAGGAGTTTCTGATTTTTTTATTCTTCTTGGTACTGAGTGGTGGGTTCTGGTTGATTATGACGCTGAATGAGACGTATGAGCGTGAGTTCAGCATTCCACTTCGCCTGACTGGCATGCCTCGCAACGTGGTCATCACCAGTGATCCTGACTCTGTAGTCCGGTTTACTGTTCGTGACAAGGGGTATATGCTTGCTTTTTACGGACTTGACGATACTTTCCACCCCATCTATATCGACTATCAGCATCATAATGACGGGCGGAGCAGGGGCGATATTTCTGTAACTGACATCCAGCGTCAGATTTATCCTCAGCTTTCTAAAAGCTCAAAGATTACTTCTGTCAAAGGTGGCAAGTTCTCTTTCTCTTTCAACTTCGGTCGGCATAAGAAAGTACCCGTGCGCCTTTTGGGAACGGTCACCCCTGGTGACAACTATTATCTCGCACGTGTCGACTTCATTCCAGACAGTGTTCAGGTCTATGCAGCACGGAATGTGTTGGATAGTATTCAGACTGTATATACGATGCGGCAGCATATTACAAACTTTACGGATGTCAAGGAACTGACGGTAGACCTCCGCAAGTTTACGAATGCCAAGTGTATTCCTTCCAAGGTGAAGATGAAACTCTATCCGGATGTGCTCACAGAGGAGAGTGTTGAAGTGCCGATCGAGGCTATCAATATGCCCGATGACAAGGTGATGCGTACTTTCCCAAGCAAGATAAGGGTGAACTTTGTCGTGGGAGCCTACCGTATGCGCTCAATGCCGAAGAATGCCGAGACCAAGGAACTTCTCCCTGTCGGCTTCCGTGTAGTAGTAAACTACAAGGAGGTGGAAGAGAATAGCTCCGAGAAATGTCATGTCTATGTGCTCACTTCGCCCAATGGGGTTCGTAACGTTCGCACGGCGGTAAATACCGTTGATTACCTCATTGAGCAGCGATGATAGTAGCTTTGACTGGTGGTATAGGCAGTGGGAAGTCTTACGTCTGCAGGCTTCTTGCCGAGCGTGGAGTCTCTGTTTACGATTGTGATGCTCACGCCAAGGAACTGATGCGCACTTCCCTCCAGCTCCAACAGCAGCTTTCCGCCCTTGTCGGCGATGGCGTGTTCTGTGATGGTGTCTTGCAGAAAGCCGTTCTTGCCGAGTATCTCCTTCGCAGTGAAGAACATGTGCTGGCGGTGAATGCCGTCATACACCCCGCTGTTGCCCGTGATTTTGAGCAGTCTGGACAATCATGGCTTGAGAGTGCTATCCTTTTCGACAGTGGCTTTGACCGCCGTACCCATATTGACAAGGTGGTATGTGTTACAGCTCCAGAAGAAGAACGTATCCGACGAGTGATGGTGCGTGACGGCATCAGTAGAGAGCAGACCCTTGGATGGATGGCTCGCCAGCTGCCACAGGAAGAAGTGTTGCGGCGCAGTGATTACGAAATCATTAACGACGGCATACGTCCGTTGGCTCCACAGGTAGACAGTCTTCTTTCGCTTATCTCAGAATAATTAAATTATAAACAAGAATAGATTAAAATGTTACAGACAATCCTTTCAATCGCAGGCAAGCCAGGTCTCTATAAGCTGGTAAGCCGTGGTAAAATGAATCTTATCGTCGAGGCACTTGACGAGACGCACAAGCGTCAGCCTGCATTCGGCACAGACCGTGTGACGAGTCTTGCTGATATAGCCATGTTCACTGAAACTGAGGATGTTCCTCTGGGAGATGTGCTGGCTAAGTTGCGCGACAAGGAAGAGGGCAAGGTGGCTTCTCTCAACTGGCGCAAGGCTTCTGCCAAGGAGTTGCAGGATTACTTTGCAGAGATTCTGCCCGACTTCGACCGTGACCGTGTACACGCAAGCGACATCAAGAAACTCCTTCAGTGGTATGAGATTCTCGTCAAGGCAGGCATCACCAACTTCGAGGAGGACATGAAGCCGACAGAAGGCGATAATATTGACGACAGAAAGTAAAAGTTCTTTCAGGTCAGAATACAAAAATATAAAAGCACTGTGAGTCAGCTCACGGTGCTTTTTTCTTGTCTGTTGTTTTCCTGATGAGGCTTGTGGATGCGGTTCTTGAAAACGAATCCTGCAGATTCCTCCATGTTTTACTGGAAGCGTTTTGCATAGTTTCCACGGAAATACCAGCCTGGAGTTTCAAGGTATTTCACCTGCGGATTGATGCAGAACCACTGGTTGAAAATCTCAATTTCCTGGGCAGGTGTATAGCCCTGTGCAAGCAGGTAGACGGCTTCTCCAGCCTTGTTGACCGCCTTGTCTACGATAATGACCGTATGACCGGGATGACCACCATTGATAATCACGTCACCAACCTGCAGTTCCTTGCCGGTGATGGTGGATAGTTCCTTTTCCAGCGATGCCGTTCCTGCATAGGTGAAGACGATGTTCAGATACTTGCGGAACGTCTTGTAGGAATAATCAGCTCCTGTATCCTTGCTGTACCAGCACTTCCACGTGTTCTTGTCAATGTGGATTCGTTCGCCTTTTGCCCAGCGGGCATAGTCTGCCCGGAAGCCGTTGGTGAAGTTGAAGTGAATCTTGTCATAC of Prevotella fusca JCM 17724 contains these proteins:
- the yajC gene encoding preprotein translocase subunit YajC, giving the protein MNTAFILAAQAASQGSPMPMIIMMVAIFAIMWFFMIRPQQKRQKEIRAFQNSLSAGDTVVTGGGIYGTVKHIDMATNKVEVEIARGVVITVDKNYVFASVQASQQSQTK
- a CDS encoding CdaR family protein → MKTGKSLHTFSTFRNFLSRIFNKEFLIFLFFLVLSGGFWLIMTLNETYEREFSIPLRLTGMPRNVVITSDPDSVVRFTVRDKGYMLAFYGLDDTFHPIYIDYQHHNDGRSRGDISVTDIQRQIYPQLSKSSKITSVKGGKFSFSFNFGRHKKVPVRLLGTVTPGDNYYLARVDFIPDSVQVYAARNVLDSIQTVYTMRQHITNFTDVKELTVDLRKFTNAKCIPSKVKMKLYPDVLTEESVEVPIEAINMPDDKVMRTFPSKIRVNFVVGAYRMRSMPKNAETKELLPVGFRVVVNYKEVEENSSEKCHVYVLTSPNGVRNVRTAVNTVDYLIEQR
- the coaE gene encoding dephospho-CoA kinase (Dephospho-CoA kinase (CoaE) performs the final step in coenzyme A biosynthesis.), producing MIVALTGGIGSGKSYVCRLLAERGVSVYDCDAHAKELMRTSLQLQQQLSALVGDGVFCDGVLQKAVLAEYLLRSEEHVLAVNAVIHPAVARDFEQSGQSWLESAILFDSGFDRRTHIDKVVCVTAPEEERIRRVMVRDGISREQTLGWMARQLPQEEVLRRSDYEIINDGIRPLAPQVDSLLSLISE
- a CDS encoding DUF5606 family protein, producing the protein MLQTILSIAGKPGLYKLVSRGKMNLIVEALDETHKRQPAFGTDRVTSLADIAMFTETEDVPLGDVLAKLRDKEEGKVASLNWRKASAKELQDYFAEILPDFDRDRVHASDIKKLLQWYEILVKAGITNFEEDMKPTEGDNIDDRK
- a CDS encoding DUF4846 domain-containing protein gives rise to the protein MKTIHSISVILTVFLLSCTGQTNGQPQQSVQKTLDEQHQTARPQRLAPPRGYEKVKLPEGSFASFLRHLPLKEAGSDLHYYNGSVKQRNYDGAVVDVDFGYGVADQCADAVIYLRAVWLWRTKQYDKIHFNFTNGFRADYARWAKGERIHIDKNTWKCWYSKDTGADYSYKTFRKYLNIVFTYAGTASLEKELSTITGKELQVGDVIINGGHPGHTVIIVDKAVNKAGEAVYLLAQGYTPAQEIEIFNQWFCINPQVKYLETPGWYFRGNYAKRFQ